One Bacillota bacterium genomic region harbors:
- a CDS encoding TIGR04086 family membrane protein codes for MSLNVDEVQKGLSLTAIGCGTLVGALTSFCATIIVACLFYFTSVSEGLFPFIVSFILFLSGALGGCLATKHAGGKALVHGTAVGVSLFMILWLAAVTVLPGPVTTGMLLQKFILLSAGGATGGFIGVVLGL; via the coding sequence ATGTCCCTTAATGTTGACGAGGTCCAAAAGGGCCTAAGCCTGACAGCTATCGGGTGCGGCACGCTGGTCGGCGCCTTGACGTCGTTTTGCGCTACCATCATAGTGGCATGCCTTTTCTACTTCACTAGTGTCTCTGAAGGCCTGTTTCCCTTCATCGTTTCATTTATTCTCTTTCTAAGCGGGGCGCTCGGCGGTTGTCTCGCTACAAAACATGCAGGCGGGAAAGCGCTGGTACACGGAACCGCCGTGGGGGTATCCCTTTTTATGATCCTCTGGCTTGCCGCGGTCACCGTTTTGCCCGGCCCCGTCACAACCGGCATGCTTTTGCAGAAGTTTATCCTTCTGTCCGCCGGTGGCGCTACCGGTGGTTTTATCGGCGTAGTACTAGGGCTGTAA